The proteins below come from a single Drosophila busckii strain San Diego stock center, stock number 13000-0081.31 chromosome X, ASM1175060v1, whole genome shotgun sequence genomic window:
- the LOC108605021 gene encoding gastrula zinc finger protein XlCGF7.1, producing MRQPEQQAAVIEQDQLLDISSLLCSSSNEELQLFEPLSELPEEISSDSNNAVNLQPTEPTLKARQRQCRQLSKSNICDVCGRSFSESYNLRIHKMTHTDERPHVCSVCGKGFRQQNKLRIHAVTHTNERPHICDICGKGYRFANYLAVHRRLHTGEKPYACTVAQCGYSFHSVHARRMHQKLQHPCSEALTASATDTSTLSYTCSLCGRVLSDQCYLNTHMKRHYNQRDFPCMHPQCGKRFFSSSELNHHQIAHTRLRTHCCRFCSARFLRKSNYKQHLKLHQQQA from the exons ATGCGTCAGCCAGAACAGCAAGCTGCTGTCATTGAACAGGATCAGCTGCTGGACATAAGCAGCTtgctatgcagcagcagcaacgaagagctgcagctgtttgaGCCACTAAGCGAATTGCCTGAAGAGATTAGCAGCGATAGCAACAACGCAGTCAACTTGCAGCCAACTGAA CCAACGCTCAAGGCGCGTCAGCGTCAGTGTCGTCAATTGTCCAAGTCAAATATATGCGATGTATGCGGACGCAGCTTCAGCGAGTCCTACAATCTGCGCATACACAAGATGACGCACACGGACGAGCGACCGCATGTGTGCAGCGTATGCGGCAAAGGATTTCGCCAGCAGAACAAGCTGCGCATCCATGCAGTCACCCATACCAATGAGCGGCCACATATCTGTGACATATGCGGCAAGGGCTATCGCTTTGCCAACTATTTGGCCGTCCATCGACGGCTGCATACGGGCGAGAAGCCCTACGCCTGCACTGTGGCCCAGTGCGGCTACAGCTTTCACTCCGTCCATGCGCGTCGCATGCATCAGAAGCTGCAGCATCCGTGCAGCGAAGCGCTGACTGCAAGTGCAACGGATACGAGCACACTGAGCTACACCTGCAGCCTTTGCGGACGCGTGCTGAGCGATCAGTGTTATCTGAACACGCATATGAAGCGTCACTATAATCAGCGTGATTTTCCCTGCATGCATCCGCAGTGCGGCAAACGTTTCTTCAGCTCCTCGGAGCTGAATCATCATCAGATTGCGCATACGCGACTTCGCACGCATTGCTGTCGCTTCTGCAGTGCGCGCTTTTTACGCAAATCCAATTACAAGCAGCACTTGAAGCTGCATCAGCAACAGGCTTAA
- the LOC108606745 gene encoding zinc finger and BTB domain-containing protein 17, with product MSNININNVDMSEIIEFVMPNAIRYSEQTQDHDNDSVEEVMEGNTLVDMAHAYGEEFLLVNEDGTVGELLQLQEHELVNCAEEPDEDDDEQYLLSEQAPEDALQHFIKGETEIGGEDEILDEQIEHYEQFDEQIEDENVQPEPGYNYHYVQSTSPTNEAQALEFDEIQQYSAENSEQSFQQQHEYLNNEEDDYEEVDAPDTNLESEPAKPIQPSDKMLDTFKGPRRYMLFDDLIATIVDFDEHGTPIVEFSMICSTSDEKLPVECGICPDVMAKSKLAKHQKIHLVPGTNRYACIYCTETYRDCKYLAGHARRHMGIRPYVCEPCKLYFSTKQDLRVHNQRRHLEKEHICEMCGHTFAQYTRLKRHREATHEKKRRFSCPHCPKAYYKNFSLQEHIRNVHMGKRRMLKCPFCGMQCRDAHKMARHRKEMHLNQDSYECHLCNEEFTDINYFDAHKRSIQCRSNTRRQRIEDAATAGTSTSGGNLESDDLAAMGMEEDYDEDAGLMVEGSDSNAIYETVSGSYIQLQDVEDDPSQFAEQFEYEDEVLLVEEVAEGDEILEEQYNPQQQQQVDPEYNDNELVYEITLETEDN from the coding sequence atgtcaaatattaacattaataATGTAGACATGTCTGAAATTATTGAGTTTGTAATGCCAAATGCTATCAGATATTCTGAACAAACGCAGGACCACGACAATGACAGTGTTGAGGAGGTCATGGAAGGTAATACATTGGTGGACATGGCCCATGCATACGGGGAGGAGTTCCTCTTGGTAAACGAAGATGGGACCGTGGGTgaactgctgcaactgcaggaGCATGAGTTGGTGAACTGTGCAGAAGAACCGGATGAGGATGACGATGAGCAGTATTTATTGAGCGAGCAGGCACCGGAGGATGCCCTGCAGCATTTTATCAAAGGCGAGACCGAAATTGGAGGTGAAGATGAAATATTAGACGAGCAAATTGAACACTATGAACAGTTCGATGAACAGATCGAAGATGAAAATGTTCAGCCCGAGCCAGGGTACAACTATCACTATGTGCAATCTACATCACCCACAAACGAAGCGCAAGCTCTTGAGTTTGACGAAATCCAACAGTACAGCGCAGAAAACAGTGAGCAGAGTTTTCAACAACAGCATGAGTATCTTAATAATGAAGAGGATGACTATGAGGAAGTCGATGCTCCAGATACTAATTTGGAGTCTGAACCTGCAAAACCAATCCAACCCAGCGATAAGATGCTGGACACATTTAAAGGCCCTCGTCGTTATATGCTCTTCGATGATCTTATAGCCACCATAGTCGACTTTGATGAGCACGGTACGCCTATTGTGGAATTCTCAATGATATGCAGCACATCCGACGAGAAGCTGCCCGTGGAATGTGGCATTTGTCCAGATGTCATGGCCAAATCAAAGTTGGCTAAACATCAAAAGATCCATCTAGTGCCAGGCACCAATCGCTATGCCTGCATCTACTGCACTGAAACCTACAGAGACTGCAAATATCTGGCGGGGCACGCGAGGCGCCACATGGGCATACGGCCCTATGTCTGCGAGCCCTGCAAGCTGTACTTCTCCACCAAGCAGGACCTGCGCGTGCATAATCAGCGTCGTCATCTGGAGAAGGAGCACATCTGCGAGATGTGCGGACACACCTTTGCCCAGTACACACGATTGAAACGACATCGAGAGGCAACTCACGAAAAAAAGCGAAGATTTAGCTGCCCACATTGCCCGAAGGCCTACTACAAGAACTTTTCGCTCCAGGAGCATATACGCAATGTGCACATGGGTAAGCGCCGCATGCTCAAGTGTCCATTCTGTGGTATGCAGTGCCGGGATGCGCACAAGATGGCGCGACACCGGAAGGAGATGCATCTGAATCAGGACTCGTATGAGTGCCATTTGTGTAACGAGGAGTTCACCGATATTAATTACTTTGATGCTCACAAGCGTTCCATACAGTGCCGCAGTAATACGCGACGCCAACGCATTGAGGATGCAGCAACAGCGGGAACCTCGACTTCTGGTGGTAATCTTGAGTCCGATGACCTAGCTGCCATGGGAATGGAGGAGGATTATGACGAGGATGCGGGTCTCATGGTCGAAGGAAGTGACAGCAACGCCATCTATGAGACAGTTAGCGGTAGCTATATACAACTTCAGGATGTGGAGGACGACCCAAGCCAATTTGCGGAGCAATTTGAATACGAGGATGAGGTTTTGCTCGTCGAAGAGGTCGCTGAGGGTGACGAAATACTCGAAGAGCAATATAatccgcaacagcagcaacaggtggACCCCGAGTACAATGACAATGAGCTAGTCTACGAAATCACGCTGGAGACTGAGGATAACTAA
- the LOC108606746 gene encoding uncharacterized protein LOC108606746, with product MFLWQQQFVCHAAWATRTTIKLAVLLLAALQAPAPIAASALATPVGVNSIPAAASAPNTMQIQTLQVNCTRELLDMQLTLNRNFRGVLYAKDFPLECRTRGQDDAQLSLRIPTSGCGVRAEPLPDGGMEYTVRIMLQMEQKLRQSTDILKTVRCQLPAQAMGMTLPLSGRDRNARMRALAAAAAVTHTHMETPHVRIWLELGGPHGAGSVEVGVATTLTVRAIVPGNIGVRVVDCAALDGLGESTQQLLDARGCPIDEQVMPALHTRHKPAEEGWSKQHEEDLVERTFMATFPAFKFPDRERLHVSCGVQLCKGKCPNLNCRLAEQPLQLNMDQHLARIEVFNSLAVTAPQIEVDRLRYDRRYNMSVDEYGPHVRPLPSEGTLCLSISKLALSFCILGSIFLVAIIVAICSLIRSRRRRLAGSSGSGSGLMGAGTIASNSNSSSRLHRAEICTSMFSSSSESAQSAPRFAGKFLMPLPYYPNTLPYGRVY from the exons ATGTTCttgtggcaacagcaatttgtatGTCACGCTGCTTGGGCAACCAGAACGACCATTAAACTGGCCGTCTTGCTGCTAGCAGCGCTGCAGGCGCCAGCCCCAATCGCTGCCTCAGCATTAGCCACACCTGTCGGTGTCAACTCCATTcccgccgccgcctccgccCCCAACACAATGCAGATCCAGACTTTGCAGGTGAACTGCACGCGTGAGCTACTCGACATGCAGCTGACATTGAACCGCAATTTTCGAGGTGTGCTCTATGCCAAGGACTTTCCACTCGAGTGCCGCACGCGTGGCCAGGACGATGCCCAGTTATCACTGCGCATTCCCACCTCGGGCTGTGGTGTGCGCGCCGAGCCGCTGCCCGACGGCGGCATGGAGTACACAGTCCGCATTATGCTGCAAATGGAACAAAAGCTGCGCCAGAGCACGGATATACTGAAAACTGTGCGCTGTCAGCTGCCTGCCCAGGCCATGGGGATGACGCTGCCTCTAAGTGGACGTGATAG AAATGCACGCATGCGAGCTTtggctgccgccgctgcagttacacacacacacatggaaacGCCGCACGTGCGTATTTGGCTGGAGCTGGGTGGCCCACATGGTGCTGGCTCTGTGgaggtgggcgtggcaaccACTTTAACCGTGCGCGCCATTGTGCCGGGCAATATAGGCGTGCGTGTAGTGGACTGTGCCGCCTTGGATGGGTTGGGTGAATCTACGCAGCAACTGCTCGATGCGCGCGGCTGTCCCATAGACGAGCAG GTCATGCCGGCGTTGCATACACGCCACAAGCCCGCCGAGGAGGGCTGGTCGAAGCAGCATGAGGAAGATTTGGTCGAACGTACGTTTATGGCCACGTTTCCCGCCTTTAAGTTTCCCGATCGCGAGCGTCTCCATGTTAGCTGTGGCGTGCAGCTTTGCAAAGGGAAGTGCCCAAAT ctaaattgtCGCCTGGCCGAGCAACCGCTGCAGCTGAACATGGATCAGCACTTGGCGCGCATTGAAGTCTTCAATTCATTGGCCGTGACTGCACCACAGATCGAAGTCGATCGTCTGCGCTATGATCGACGCTATAATATGAGTG TGGATGAGTATGGGCCACATGTGCGTCCTTTGCCCAGCGAGGGCACGCTGTGTCTATCCATCTCCAAGTTGGCCCTAtccttttgcattttgggcTCCATATTTTTAGTGGCAAtcattgttgccatttgctcGCTCATACGATCGCGTCGACGTCGTCTGGCTGGATCAAGTGGCTCCGGGTCGGGTCTAATGGGCGCTGGCACCATTGCCAGCAACTCGAATAGCAGCAGTCGCTTGCATCGCGCTGAAATTTGCACATCCATGTTCTCCTCCAGCAGCGAATCGGCGCAGTCGGCACCACGTTTTGCtggcaaatttttaatgcccTTGCCCTACTATCCAAATACGTTGCCCTACGGACGTGTCTACTAG
- the LOC108606743 gene encoding testis-expressed protein 10, whose amino-acid sequence MGGQHKKHLRAEKAKVKLKGAKLPKGLNVTKTDFKVRKIEIREQLRDTALFAGSGAQRQLNLKETLSRLKHHNSKFRLDALHQIRDAVKSGQAQQLIGQLNELLQGVTSGALDIEREVRQQSCKTLDVLLEALEADAISPFFHIITAYLRCAMTHVQPAIQEDSLALMDVLLLRVPGQLLAERSASSMISHFIDMISRLRHDTRNSNRLLTVRLGQGQQTTIKWRTKVLLRLQQIFQTLLQRENSKGAAKPRVVHFEQETEQYYNVLRPLQLDRRNTHIILHEGMRPTEQLQLQNYVEQLMPLLQDSWLEVRPEQQQQKDKEKQQQQLQQQQILLDGDAAASLMVVLDIMQQLWQLVLQQPGQQEQQQLLSTWLRKNYADNFLRYFLRESSFPYEQTPTTLSKKRKGKANANANANDNQCLAQNLTLVHLLCHFWPQPKQALSEDFAALLHYMLRCLRQLRTINPPEQLRLVAALRALLLDNGAALLALQPLQMGLLLSQCIDAYVEQQYTTREGVATRVLHLLCELVQQPQLYQEYGGADQFGFFLKYLPQLLLKPSVSDATLAAMFTLSRQGNVVFLTALAECVAPVLQNLQHLQLTGDTSQAEAQFELQKRILNLFYYAKHAAGQQKLLEQALQECQLQASEQVFNYFKSVLSFD is encoded by the coding sequence ATGGGAGGCCagcataaaaagcatttgCGTGCCGAAAAGGCAAAAGTGAAACTAAAAGGCGCCAAACTGCCCAAAGGCCTAAATGTAACCAAAACAGACTTTAAGGTGCGCAAAATAGAAATACGCGAACAACTGAGAGACACAGCGCTATTTGCAGGTAGCGGCGCCCAACGTCAGTTGAACCTCAAGGAGACGCTCTCACGACTAAAGCATCACAACAGCAAGTTTCGCCTAGATGCGCTGCATCAAATACGCGATGCCGTCAAGTCCGGACAGGCACAGCAGCTAATTGGACAGCTGAACGAGCTGCTGCAGGGTGTGACCAGCGGTGCGCTGGACATAGAACGCGAAGTGCGTCAACAAAGCTGCAAGACCCTGGATGTGCTGCTGGAGGCACTCGAAGCAGATGCCATATCGCCATTCTTTCACATCATAACGGCGTATTTGCGCTGCGCCATGACGCATGTACAGCCTGCGATACAGGAGGACTCGCTAGCATTGAtggatgtgctgctgctgcgtgtacCCGGACAGCTGCTGGCGGAGCGCAGTGCCAGCAGCATGATTAGCCACTTCATAGACATGATTTCACGCCTGCGGCATGACACACGCAACTCAAATCGTTTGCTAACAGTGCGCCTGGGTCAGGGGCAGCAGACAACGATCAAGTGGCGCACCAAGGTGCTGCTTAGACTGCAGCAAATCTTTCAAACGCTATTACAGCGTGAGAACAGCAAAGGCGCAGCCAAGCCACGTGTAGTGCACTTTGAGCAGGAGACAGAGCAGTATTATAATGTGCTGCGTCCCTTGCAGCTGGACAGACGGAACACCCACATCATACTGCATGAAGGCATGCGTCCAACCgagcagcttcagctacaaaACTATGTGGAGCAGCTGATGCCCTTGCTGCAGGACAGCTGGCTGGAAGTGCGAccagaacaacagcaacaaaaggataaggaaaagcaacaacaacagctgcagcagcagcagatactGCTGGATGGcgatgctgctgccagtttgaTGGTGGTGCTGGATATTATGCaacagctgtggcagctggTACTGCAGCAGCCAGgacagcaggagcagcagcagttactcAGCACGTGGCTGCGCAAAAATTATGCCGACAATTTTCTGCGTTACTTTTTGCGCGAGAGCAGCTTCCCGTACGAACAGACGCCCACAACGCTCAGCAAGAAACGCAAGGGcaaagccaatgccaatgccaacgcTAACGATAATCAATGCCTGGCACAGAACCTGACGCTGGTGCACCTCCTCTGTCACTTTTGGCCACAGCCAAAACAGGCGCTCAGTGAAGACTTTGCCGCCTTGCTGCACTATATGCTGCGTTGTCTGCGTCAGCTGCGCACTATCAATCCCCCGGAGCAACTACGTCTTGTTGCTGCACTCAGAGCTTTGCTGCTGGACAATGGCGCCGCGCTGCTGGCACTGCAGCCGCTGCAGATGGGTCTGCTGCTGAGTCAGTGCATTGATGCGTATGTGGAGCAGCAGTATACCACTAGAGAAGGCGTTGCGACACGTGTGTTGCATCTGCTCTGCGAACTggtgcagcagccacagctatATCAGGAATATGGTGGCGCTGATCAATTTGGTTTCTTTCTGAAGTatctgccgcagctgctgctgaagccaAGCGTATCCGACGCCACCTTGGCAGCCATGTTTACGCTCTCCCGGCAAGGCAATGTTGTTTTCCTCACGGCGCTGGCAGAGTGCGTAGCTCCAGTGCTACAGAatctgcagcatttgcagctgacGGGGGACACCAGCCAAGCTGAGGCACAATTTGAGCTCCAAAAGCGCATTCTGAATCTATTCTACTATGCCAAACatgctgctggccaacaaaAGCTACTGGAACAGGCGCTGCAAGAATGCCAGCTGCAAGCCTCCGAGCAGGTCTTTAATTACTTCAAGTCTGTGCTAAGCTTTGACTAA
- the LOC108606744 gene encoding WD repeat-containing protein 46, whose product MAKPPYKAQNKRPGRYFEANGEQGDAKPVKLKRKGHQNFTGDLIKMQSHYKLKKPHNEAKTKANPEKEKKQKIPQETLDKYSRGAAVERRGVKTRHFKGQQERKEVYLEYATQQAARTEMLLQESEGVLEPDEEEVTAGYRQSEIANNVDLQSAAKHFQLKLDFGPYTMRYTKNGRHLLLGGRRGHIAAFDWVTKKLHCEFNCMESISDVQWLHVPTMYAVAQKEWVYFYDKKGTELHCVKRLNRINRMDFLPYHFLLATANSRGFASWLDVSIGELVGNFNTGLGDIRIMRHNPSNGVLCIGGGKGVVSMWSPKVREPLAKLLCHTTSMTALTVDPKGQHLITAGLDRAVKVWDIRMLTPTPLARFNLRLPANEVEVSQRGMLALSQGTYLETYTDILIGGGTADRQKLPYLRQRCDAPVSGMRFCPYEDVLGVATSHGFQSLLVPGCGEPNYDALEDNPFETSKQRREHEVHALLEKIPPELITLDPQQITGVDAPTLQEKVDAKRQLFHLKPPRIDMKPRHKMKGRGGSVKTARNKQIVKDLQRKEFISEVRKAKQSVIAAHKDTSNANDNNEPQVKQPKPKRSVLDRFNPKPKRK is encoded by the exons atggCAAAACCACCGTACAAGGCGCAAAATAAGCGCCCAGGGCGGTATTTTGAAGCCAACGGTGAGCAGGGCGATGCCAAGCCTGTAAAACTAAAGCGGAAGGGTCACCAAAACTTTACAGGCGATCTGATCAAGATGCAGTCACATTATAAACTAAAGAAACCGCACAATGAGgcaaagacaaaagcaaatcctgaaaaagaaaagaagcaAAAGATACCACAAGAGACATTGGATAAATATTCACGCGGTGCGGCAGTAGAGCGTCGCGGTGTTAAGACGCGTCATTTTAAAGGCCAGCAGGAGCGCAAGGAGGTGTATCTAGAGTATGCAACACAGCAGGCAGCACGCACAGAAATGCTGCTGCAGGAGTCAGAAGGTGTGCTGGAGCCGGATGAGGAGGAGGTGACAGCCGGCTACCGTCAGTCGGAGATTGCAAATAATGTGGACTTGCAGTCCGCGGCTAAACATTTCCAGCTCAAACTAGACTTTGGTCCATACACAATGCGCTATACGAAGAATGGCAGGCATTTGCTGCTAGGTGGTAGGCGTGGTCATATAGCCGCCTTCGATTGGGTAACCAAGAAGCTGCACTGTGAATTCAATTGCATGGAAAGCATCAGCGATGTCCAGTGGCTGCATGTGCCCACTATGTATGCGGTGGCGCAAAAGGAATGGGTTTACTTTTACGACAAGAAGGGCACCGAGCTGCACTGCGTCAAGCGTTTGAATCGCATTAATCGTATGGACTTTTTGCCCTATCATTTCCTCTTGGCTACCGCCAATAGCAGAGGCTTTGCCTCATGGCTGGACGTGTCCATTGGCGAGCTTGTGGGCAACTTCAATACTGGGCTAGGCGACATACGTATAATGCGGCATAATCCAAGCAATGGTGTGCTCTGCATAGGCGGTGGTAAGGGCGTTGTGTCCATGTGGTCGCCCAAGGTGCGCGAGCCATTGGCCAAGCTGCTCTGCCATACAACGTCGATGACTGCGCTTACCGTAGATCCCAAGGGTCAGCATTTGATTACTGCTGGCCTGGATCGCGCTGTCAAGGTCTGGGACATACGCATGTTGACGCCAACGCCGCTGGCGAGGTTCAATCTACGTTTGCCTGCCAATGAGGTGGAGGTGTCACAACGTGGCATGTTGGCGCTCTCCCAGGGAACCTATTTGGAGACGTATACGGATATTTTGATCGGCGGCGGCACTGCCGATCGCCAGAAGTTGCCCTATCTGCGTCAGCGTTGTGATGCTCCCGTTAGTGGCATGCGCTTCTGCCCCTATGAGGATGTGCTCGGTGTCGCCACATCACATGGCTTCCAATCGCTGCTGGTGCCCGGCTGTGGTGAGCCCAACTACGATGCCTTGGAGGATAATCCATTTGAGACGAGCAAGCAGCGACGCGAGCATGAAGTGCATGCGCTTTTGGAGAAAATACCACCAGAGCTGATAACGCTGGATCCGCAACAAATCACGGGCGTGGATGCGCCCACGTTGCAGGAGAAGGTCGATGCCAAGCGTCAGCTGTTCCATCTCAAACCGCCGCGCATTGACATGAAGCCACGTCACAAGATGAAGGGCCGTGGCGGCAGCGTTAAGACGGCGCGCAACAAGCAAATCGTCAAGGATCTACAGCGCAAG GAGTTCATTAGCGAAGTGCGCAAGGCCAAGCAGAGCGTCATTGCTGCCCACAAGGATACAAGTAATGCTAATGATAACAATGAGCCTCAAGTCAAGCAGCCCAAGCCAAAGCGCAGCGTCTTGGATCGCTTCAATCCCAAGCCTAAGAGGAAGTAA
- the LOC108607280 gene encoding dynein regulatory complex protein 1 homolog, producing the protein MDNNNEDEVEPEGAITELETDDDVESESEAEPEETELDAGDSWESFQDRIDSFLANTTCDKPVRKLDERRTVIVERVRQLQKDTPKAFAERSLAQMSQIDQQLEISSTRLGQLVRFGNELVTNIRVANERRELNRRLFETGQSRNMKQTLQGENIEALAKFEDIKARWTELEEINEPMLMWDQIEEQKKRIASIMARKDEMIASCQQEIDRMNAKYEQDRQRQAADLCCLVERVDNQVETLKESYKHHLELLRNTVEDERQMFSLTAAEKWRNYFNALNANFDEKSKLVRVREQFYTLQTQLLQDSQEELTKQTRVRLEKECERLELELRRTRDNVLMNSEKLDYNYQVLQRRNDENSIITNQQKRRVARLHELVARTRRQLRELYHNGRRTISKLTTDIQQLHGSISDMEAKAQHTRNINREKFNRVWNINYDEITDLLTRIYEIDRILHEQQLVMPWTKPHIHIDNINKPINKRSTNTMERIERRFGKLPSKYGGTLPKSGGDDIKTRGPIQQLPPESARLMRNILRKLADRGGFLIEERLLKILRPYTEREQTMVRIDNIFAALRIHNLDDVMELSQVFEPYTYCPTCQPAGLSPLKCAEVFLKDQSANRYLKVGDVKNLDQAVLRGKNTAHIFAVKGMSKEPCSNHYLVMEPALVLHAMNLYTNQKHKQIYGSSLDSAMESELIHFSDEEIQKFWRQFRNMFPASKSALWKTLEHGLNHYVEVLKMRVEYDAEVVFLRRQNEELRHLLQKFKV; encoded by the coding sequence aTGGATAACAATAACGAAGATGAAGTTGAGCCAGAGGGCGCCATTACTGAGTTGGAAACCGATGATGACGTAGAGTCCGAATCTGAGGCAGAGCCAGAGGAAACTGAATTAGATGCAGGCGACAGCTGGGAATCCTTTCAGGATCGCATTGATTCTTTTCTAGCAAACACAACATGTGACAAGCCGGTGCGCAAACTGGACGAACGTCGCACAGTGATTGTGGAGCGTGTGCGCCAGTTACAAAAAGATACACCCAAGGCATTCGCAGAACGGTCACTGGCGCAGATGAGCCAGATTGATCAGCAGCTGGAGATATCGAGCACCAGACTGGGCCAGCTTGTGCGCTTTGGCAATGAGTTGGTGACCAATATACGAGTGGCCAATGAGCGGCGTGAGCTCAATCGTCGTCTGTTCGAGACAGGGCAGAGCAGAAATATGAAACAGACTCTGCAGGGCGAGAATATTGAGGCACTTGCCAAGTTTGAAGATATTAAAGCACGCTGGACCGAGCTGGAGGAGATTAACGAGCCCATGCTAATGTGGGATCAAATTGAGGAGCAGAAGAAGCGCATAGCTAGCATAATGGCGCGCAAGGATGAAATGATAGCTTCCTGCCAGCAGGAGATTGACCGCATGAATGCCAAGTACGAGCAAGATCGTCAGCGCCAGGCGGCGGATCTATGCTGCCTGGTCGAGCGTGTAGACAATCAGGTAGAGACGCTCAAAGAGTCATACAAGCATCACTTGGAACTGCTGCGCAACACTGTCGAGGATGAGCGTCAAATGTTCTCGCTGACGGCGGCAGAGAAGTGGCGCAACTACTTCAATGCGCTCAATGCCAACTTCGATGAGAAATCCAAGCTGGTGCGTGTGCGCGAACAATTTTACACGCTGCAAACGCAACTGCTGCAGGATTCCCAAGAGGAGCTAACCAAGCAGACGCGCGTGCGCTTGGAAAAGGAATGCGAGCGCCTGGAACTGGAGCTGCGACGCACACGCGACAACGTGCTGATGAACTCCGAGAAGCTGGACTACAACTATCAAGTGCTGCAGCGACGCAATGATGAGAACTCCATAATAACAAATCAGCAAAAGCGACGCGTCGCCCGCTTGCATGAGCTGGTCGCACGCACGCGCCGTCAACTGCGTGAGCTCTATCACAATGGACGCCGCACCATATCGAAGCTGACCACAGATATACAGCAGCTGCATGGCAGCATCAGCGACATGGAGGCCAAGGCGCAGCATACGCGCAACATAAACCGCGAGAAGTTCAATCGTGTTTGGAACATCAACTACGATGAGATAACCGATCTGCTGACGCGCATCTATGAGATTGATCGCATACTGCACGAACAGCAGCTGGTGATGCCCTGGACCAAGCCCCATATACACATTGATAACATCAATAAGCCAATCAATAAACGCAGCACCAATACTATGGAGCGCATTGAGCGTCGCTTTGGCAAGCTGCCCAGCAAGTACGGCGGCACTTTGCCCAAGAGCGGCGGCGATGATATCAAGACACGTGGTCCCATACAACAACTGCCGCCGGAATCGGCGCGTCTAATGCGCAACATTCTACGCAAGCTCGCCGATCGTGGTGGCTTTCTCATTGAGGAGCGTCTGCTAAAGATTTTGCGTCCCTATACGGAGCGTGAGCAGACCATGGTGCGCATTGATAACATCTTTGCAGCACTGCGCATCCACAACCTGGACGATGTCATGGAGCTATCGCAGGTCTTTGAGCCCTATACCTATTGCCCCACATGTCAGCCAGCGGGTCTGAGTCCGTTGAAGTGCGCTGAGGTGTTTCTCAAGGATCAGTCCGCCAATCGTTATCTCAAGGTGGGCGATGTTAAGAATCTGGATCAGGCCGTGCTGCGTGGCAAGAACACAGCTCATATATTCGCTGTTAAGGGCATGAGCAAGGAGCCCTGCTCGAATCATTATTTGGTCATGGAGCCCGCCTTGGTGCTGCATGCCATGAATCTGTATACCAAtcaaaaacacaagcaaatcTATGGCAGCTCCTTGGACAGCGCGATGGAATCGGAGCTTATACACTTTAGCGATGAGGAGATACAAAAGTTTTGGCGACAGTTTCGCAATATGTTTCCAGCATCCAAGTCGGCGCTATGGAAGACTCTGGAGCATGGTCTCAATCACTACGTGGAGGTGCTCAAAATGCGTGTCGAGTACGATGCCGAGGTCGTCTTTCTGCGCCGGCAGAACGAGGAGCTGCGCCATCTGCTGCAAAAGTTCAAAGTCTGA